The nucleotide sequence CTGCTGCCTGATCTGGCGGCGTCTGAGCGCGATCTGTTGGCCGGGCTGTCGGAGGGTGCGCCGGGCCGGGCGCTGCAACTGGCGAAGGAGGACGGGCTGGCCCTGTCCCGTCTGGCAGAGGATATTCTGCGCGCCCCTCCATCAGCCAGCCAGCGGCATGATCTGGCTGATATGCTGACGAAAGGGGACACGGCTTTTTCGACCTTCATGCTGCTGCTGCGGGCCATATTGGTCAGAATGGTGCGGCAGGCGGCGCGCTCCGGCAGTGGGGCGGATGAATTCCTTTGCCGTCGCCCACTTGATGGATGGAGCGACGTGTGGCACGCGCTGGGACGTCTTCAGGATGAGACCGAGCGTTTCCACCTGGATAAAAGGCAGGCGATATTCGCCGGCCTCAGCCTTCTGGACCCGTCATGAACACCCGTTACTATTGCACGACCCCGATCTATTACGTGAACGGTGCCCCCCATATCGGGCACGCCTATACCTGTGTTGCCACCGACGTTCTGGCCCGCTGGAAGCGTCTGGAGGGCAGGGATGTGTTCTTTCTGACCGGCACAGACGAGCATGGCCAGAAGGTCGAGAAAGCTGCTGCCGATGCCGGGGTCGATCCCCAGACTTTCATCGACGGTATGGCCGATGGTTTCCGCGCCATGGCGGAGAAAATGAACACCTCTCATGACCGGTTTATCCGCACCACCGAACCTGAGCACAAGAAAGCAGTGGCCGCCCTGTGGTCCAGGTTGGAGGAACGTGGAGAAATTTATCTCGGCAGTTATGAGGGCTGGTACGCGGTCCGTGATGAGGCTTTCTATGGCGAGGACGAGCTCACGCTGAAGCCTGACGGCAAGCGCTATGCACCGACCGGTGCGCCGGTGGAGCGGGTGACGGAGCCGAGCTATTTCTTCCGTCTGTCCCGCTGGGGGGATGCACTGCTCAAGCTTTATGAGGATCAGGCCGATTTCATTGCACCGCAGGCCCGCCGGAACGAGGTGATCAGCTTCGTTAAACAGGGGCTGACCGATCTTTCCATCAGCCGCACCAGCTTCTCCTGGGGGGTGCCGGTGCCGGGTGATGCAAACCATGTTGTCTATGTCTGGCTGGATGCGCTGACCAATTATCTGACGGCTGTGGGTTATCCTGACGAAACTTCACCCGCCTGGCCGTTCTGGCCGGCCGATCTGCATATGGTCGGCAAGGACATCCTGCGTTTCCACGCGATTTTCTGGCCAGCCTTCCTGATGGCTGCGGGCCTGCCGCTGCCGCGACGCGTGTTCGCGCATGGCTGGTGGACGGTCGAGGGCGAGAAAATGAGCAAGTCGCTCGGCAATACGATCGAGCCGGGTGCGCTGGTGGATGAGTTCGGCCTCGATCCGGTCCGGTTTTTCCTGCTGCGGGAAGTGCCGTTCGGAAATGATGGCGATTTCAGCCGTCGCGCCATGATCGGGCGGATGAATACCGAGTTGGCCAATGATCTCGGTAATCTGGCGCAGCGAACCCTGTCCCTGATCGCCCGTAACTGTGATGGTGCGTTGCCTGCGCGTGGGGCGGAGACCGAGGATGACGCCACCTTGCTACGTGATGCGGCCTCCCTACCGGTGAAAATGGGCGCGCAGATCGAGCGCCAGGCGTTTCATGAAGCGTTGGAGGAGGCATGGAAAGTCATCCGAGCCGCCAATGGCTATATCGACCGTCAGGCGCCCTGGGCGCTGAAGAAAACCGATCCAGACCGGATGCGGGATGTATTGCGTGTTCTGGCTGATGTGCTGCGGATTATCGCCACGGTGATGCAGCCTTTCGTCCCTGACAGCGCTGCCCGTATGCTGGTGCAGCTCGGCGTGCCGGAAGCAGCCGGTGAGCAGATTCCGTTTGATGCGTTGGAGACGCATCTGGCGGAGGGCACTCGCCTGCCAGCCCCTCAGGGTATCTTCCCCCGTTTTGTTGATGAGGCTGCTTGAGCCATTATGCTGATCGATAGTCATTGTCATCTGGATTACTTCGAGGCCGAGCTGTCCGATCTGCTGAGCCGTGCGCAAGCAGCCGGGGTCGAGGAGATGGTGACAATTTCCGTGCGCCTGTCACAGACACCATGGTTGATCGCCTGTGCGGAAGCGCATCCCGGGGTCTGGTGCACCATTGGTGTTCATCCCCAGCATGCTCATGAGGAGGCCATGCCGGAGGTTGCCGATCTGGTAGCCCTGACCCGTCATCCGAAAGTGGTAGGGATTGGTGAATCCGGCCTTGATTACTTCTACGATCGGGCTTCGGTGGATGTGCAGAAGGAAAGCTTCCGTCGGCATATCCATGCGGCGAGGGAAACCGGCCTGCCGCTTTGTATTCATGCGCGGGATGCGGACGACGATATTGCCGGTTTGCTGGAGGAAGAACACCGGAATGGGGCTTTCCCTTTTCTGCTGCATTGTTTCAGTTCCGGGCGTGGGCTGGCGGAACGGGCGGCTGCGATCGGTGGCTATTTCAGCCTGTCGGGTATCCTGACTTTTCCCAAATCGACCGAATTGCGTGCGATTGTTGCCGATCTGCCTTCTGATCGGCTGCTGCTGGAGACAGACTCTCCCTATCTTGCTCCGGTACCGCATCGCGGCAAGCGCAATGAGCCTGCCCATATGGCACGCACGGCGGAAACACTGGCTTCGGTGCGCGGCATGTCTGTGGAGGAGATCGCAGCGCTGACCACGGCCAATTTCCGCCGTCTGTTCACAAGAACAACATGATGCGCGTCGTCATTCTCGGCTGTGGAGGTTCTGCCGGGGTTCCCCAGCTCGGTGGTGAGGATGGCAGAGGGGATTGGGGAGCCTGCGACCCATCCGAACCCAGAAACCAGCGTACACGCTCGTCCATCGTGATCGAGCAGGATGGACGACGCCTGCTGATCGATACTGGTCCTGATCTACGGGCACAATTGCTGGCAACCGGTATCGCGGGCATTGATGCGGTGCTGTTTACCCATGCCCATGCCGACCACATTACCGGACTGGATGATGTCCGCATCCTGAACCGCCTGACAGGGAAGCCCATTGACGCTTACGGCAGCCCAAAAACGATTGAGGAGCTGACGCTTCGCTTCGATTATGCGTTCCGTCCATGGAAACCTCCGGGATTTTACCGCCCCGTACTGGTGCCGCATCAGGTGGAGGCCGGGCAGGACCTCACCATCGCCGGGTTCCCGGTGACGCTGCTCGATCAGGATCACGGCTATGTGCGTTCGCTGGGGGTTCGGATAGGCCGATTTGCATACTCGACGGATGTCGTAGCCATGGATCCGGAGGTGCTGGATCTGTTGAAAGGCATCGACACCTGGGTTGTCGGATGCTTTCAGCGACAGAAGCACGCAACGCATGCCCATATTACTCTGGTCGCTCAATGGGCGGCGAGGATCGGGGTCAGGCGTACCGTGCTGACCCATATGGGCTATGATCTCGACTGGGCATGGATGCAGGCCAATCTTCCCCCGGGTCTTGAACCAGGTTTCGACGGGATGGAGATTCATCCCGCCTCCTGAACCCTGTCGGCAGTGGCTTAACCGAACCGGCGCTGCCAGGCGCGGGGGATCAGCACCGATGTCGTGGTCAGGATCAGGGATACGGCGAAGCATGCCCAAAGACCATGGCGTCCGTAATGTTCCTGAAGGGCGGCGCCGATGGTGGCACCGACCACCAGCCCCCCCCATGGGACGATCTGCGCCAACCAGTCCAGATTGCGATCGCCCATCATGAAGCGCCCCAGCCCACGCCCGAATTTCGACAATGCGCCGCTGACATAGGTCAGCGCCAGAGCGACTCCTTCGACATTATCAACCACGTTGTTGAGTGCGCCCATCGCAATGACCGCGCAAACCAGAGAAGGTGTACCCATCTCATCACCCGGCCAGCCCGCGGCGATGCACAGCAGGGTGCTTATGAACAGCATCAGTACTGGAATCCGTAGTCGGCGCGTGGAGTAGCTCAGCATCATACCGAGAGCGTTACCGACTACAAACATGGCGATGACCAGCGCAAGTCGCTCGAACCGCTCAATATTTTCCAGACTGAGCGCCACCCCCATCCGTGTGGTATTGCCGCTCATGAACGACATGAATTCATCGACCGACAGAAAGCCGATTGCATCCGTCATGCCCGCAAGCATGGAGAGGCTGAAGACAAGTATAAAACCGACTGTGGCACGCATGATGCGCACGACGCGTGGCGTAAGAGCGAACGGCATAAAAATGGCTCCGAAAGGCGTTGATCCGTGGTTTCAGACAGTCTTCCTGCCATTGAACGGCCGGGATATACGGGTAACGCCTGACGAAAGAATGGCGCTCACGTAACAAAATATGTCGCACCGC is from Granulibacter bethesdensis and encodes:
- a CDS encoding MBL fold metallo-hydrolase, whose translation is MRVVILGCGGSAGVPQLGGEDGRGDWGACDPSEPRNQRTRSSIVIEQDGRRLLIDTGPDLRAQLLATGIAGIDAVLFTHAHADHITGLDDVRILNRLTGKPIDAYGSPKTIEELTLRFDYAFRPWKPPGFYRPVLVPHQVEAGQDLTIAGFPVTLLDQDHGYVRSLGVRIGRFAYSTDVVAMDPEVLDLLKGIDTWVVGCFQRQKHATHAHITLVAQWAARIGVRRTVLTHMGYDLDWAWMQANLPPGLEPGFDGMEIHPAS
- the metG gene encoding methionine--tRNA ligase encodes the protein MNTRYYCTTPIYYVNGAPHIGHAYTCVATDVLARWKRLEGRDVFFLTGTDEHGQKVEKAAADAGVDPQTFIDGMADGFRAMAEKMNTSHDRFIRTTEPEHKKAVAALWSRLEERGEIYLGSYEGWYAVRDEAFYGEDELTLKPDGKRYAPTGAPVERVTEPSYFFRLSRWGDALLKLYEDQADFIAPQARRNEVISFVKQGLTDLSISRTSFSWGVPVPGDANHVVYVWLDALTNYLTAVGYPDETSPAWPFWPADLHMVGKDILRFHAIFWPAFLMAAGLPLPRRVFAHGWWTVEGEKMSKSLGNTIEPGALVDEFGLDPVRFFLLREVPFGNDGDFSRRAMIGRMNTELANDLGNLAQRTLSLIARNCDGALPARGAETEDDATLLRDAASLPVKMGAQIERQAFHEALEEAWKVIRAANGYIDRQAPWALKKTDPDRMRDVLRVLADVLRIIATVMQPFVPDSAARMLVQLGVPEAAGEQIPFDALETHLAEGTRLPAPQGIFPRFVDEAA
- a CDS encoding TatD family hydrolase; translation: MLIDSHCHLDYFEAELSDLLSRAQAAGVEEMVTISVRLSQTPWLIACAEAHPGVWCTIGVHPQHAHEEAMPEVADLVALTRHPKVVGIGESGLDYFYDRASVDVQKESFRRHIHAARETGLPLCIHARDADDDIAGLLEEEHRNGAFPFLLHCFSSGRGLAERAAAIGGYFSLSGILTFPKSTELRAIVADLPSDRLLLETDSPYLAPVPHRGKRNEPAHMARTAETLASVRGMSVEEIAALTTANFRRLFTRTT
- a CDS encoding YoaK family protein, whose amino-acid sequence is MPFALTPRVVRIMRATVGFILVFSLSMLAGMTDAIGFLSVDEFMSFMSGNTTRMGVALSLENIERFERLALVIAMFVVGNALGMMLSYSTRRLRIPVLMLFISTLLCIAAGWPGDEMGTPSLVCAVIAMGALNNVVDNVEGVALALTYVSGALSKFGRGLGRFMMGDRNLDWLAQIVPWGGLVVGATIGAALQEHYGRHGLWACFAVSLILTTTSVLIPRAWQRRFG